The genome window CCTTTTCTTAAGAAAAAGCCATTTATTACTTTACAAAAAGAGGCAATATTTGAGTGTGCAACTGTCAGACATGGAACCGTTGTATGGCCTGGAAACATCGATATAGCTCCAGAAACCCTTTATGATTATTCTCAACCTCTTCAGTCCTGATTTCCTGTCTACTATGGTGCGCCTGCAAAAATAATTTTGCAGGCAGTGTTAAGTTTTCATCAGCATTCATGTTGAGGTACAGGGAGGCCCTGAAGAGTTTTTTACGCAGCGGATATTCACCTGCCATTATCGTTTGCTTGATCGTTATGCCCGGCCGTTGGCCAGTCTTGCTGTGCTGGCAGATGATAATATCGGATGGAGGCCTGACAGTTTTGGTTATGAAGTTTTTGGCTG of Desulfonatronovibrio magnus contains these proteins:
- a CDS encoding DUF2442 domain-containing protein produces the protein MNELLDVIKVNVNNNFQLKLEFENGETRLFDMKPFLKKKPFITLQKEAIFECATVRHGTVVWPGNIDIAPETLYDYSQPLQS